The genomic interval ggagaaggagcaagcatttatagcctctgagtcagaagattatgggttcgagccccactccggagGCTCCAGCGCATaatcccaggctgacactcccggcgccagtactgagggagcgctgcactgtcggaggtgccgtctttccgatgaggcgttaaacccgggcctcgtctgcccctctcggggtgggggcgtaaaagatcccatggcctctATTTCGAGCAGgggtggtgtcctggggccaatacttatccctcagccaacatcactaaaacagaacattaacctcattgctgtttgcgggatcttgctgtgcgcaaactggccagagtcggggggggcggggggtgcaagGGGCCGGAGTAGGAGGCACGGGAGTTGCTGCAAGATTCTCCAACGATAACCCAGTCCTTCGGAGGGAAGGAAAATTCTGAAAGAACTGGACCTCTGACCCAAGGCCTGGCGAAGACGGCCTTGGAATGGGCACGTCCGTGGGAGGGGgtagagcgggggaggaggggagagcggTCGCTCCGACTATCTGCCTCCCGTTCCACGGTCTTgtccgtgcccgggtggccctggtaGAGGCAGCACACCCAAGGCCGCCCGCgatcggtgggcaccgcaggagaTAGAGTACCTTATCGACACGAGTAATAACATTCTGATTGAAATGATGAGTTTATGTTTAATTATACTTGTGGTACCTCCTCAGTTTTGAGGGGCACGTGTGCTGTTGTCTCTCTGTCATTGGCACTGGGGACCCCAGCATCGCCCCTATTGGTTTAGTTTAAATAGGCCAAGACTTGACCAACTCTCCTCATCCAATCAGCTTCCCTACCTCAACAGATCACTGCAGATTGCATCAGGCGAGTGGACCCCGTTCAGACCTGGATCCAATCACACGCCGAACTTGTCTCGGCCTGTCCagggtggctatccacaggtccaggctaGACGGGGCCCGCGGGGGGGCGGTCGCTCAGaccgtctgcctctcttccgcggcgtCTGCCGGCACGCTCGAGGCTTCCCGCGGCCGGTGGGCAGCGCAGGGACCGGAGTGCGTCCTGGACCGATATAATAAAATCTTAATTTGACACTGGTTTAGGTTCTCTTTGGGTTTTTGGAAAAAAACCACACCCAAAcgcccccttcttataaaaggggggccgaaAACACACAAAACCAgccaaaaaaaaacttgtctCGTTCTCAAAGGCCCAGATTGTCTCCAACCTGGAGTAATTCCATTGCATCATGAATTTAGTCTATGTGTGTGTTTAGGCCCCCTTTTatttgtgttttaggcccccctgttataagaagggggggtgagggggtgttttCCCTTTTTACAATGAGAGTTCTCTCTGTCGTTCAGCCTCATCTGGTCCAATTGATGTCAGGTGACTACAGGTTGTGTATAAAAGCAATCAGGAGGCTCCTCTCAGTTCCCAGTTGAGCTGTAATAGTTTGTATTATGGGGCAACTAGTGAAGGGTTTGGTTTCTCTGTTGGTTTTGGTCggagctgtttgttgctctgatactTGGCAGCGGTTTAGAAACAGGGACTTCCCATGGAGCATTGAGAAGGCCACGCCTGcccctccctttggttcccatttcagcctgtctgaggggagaagtctgtccccactgcagactgtgatggtgcagtgtggagagcagaacctgctggtgagggtagacatggatttatttggaaccaggcacctgattaaagctgctgacctgaccctggggacagcaggttgtcggccaactgggGTCGACTCTCAGAACCACACCGTCCTCTTTGACTACgggctccatgaatgtggcagcagattgcaggtaatgtgattcctcaactcttgctccaatttcccTGTGTAGATTACTCCTCACTCTGAGCTCATTAACATTGGGTGAAACTCCAGCCACTTAGTTTGAGGAGATCCCTGAACTCTTCCTCCAATCCCTGTACAGGTTCTTGACATGTTAACTCACACCCAGTGTGAAACTACTTTGTTGACATGTTTCatctttttcttttaacaaagATTCTAATTTGTCTCCAAGACACTACAACTTTCTTTAACTGGTCTTTCCTATTCTCTAActttgattttcaattctattggCCTTGCACCTTCACCTACATTTCCCCAAACAAGTCCTTCCTTTTGTTCCTCTGTAGATTTATCCTTTTCCTTCTCATGGATATTCTGGTCTGTTGCCTCAACTTCAGGTCAATGGATGTTCAGGGTTGTCGAACCTGTTGGGACTTCTCTTGAAAGACTAAACTCGTGGGATAATTGGGCtacaatgtattaaaggggaactccacgTTTGGTTCTTAGACCTGCCGACCCCCTCCGTGATTCCACGGAcacagatgaggtttaaaagtgatgttgtgttTAGTGCTCCATCCCAGGGGTCAATTGAAGCCCCTTACGGTGGAAGCTCTATTCTATATAGGGTAGAATTCTCATGTAACCTGGCCGAGCCAAATCATTTCAGGGTTTgtgactgcaggcctgaagtcccctgtaatagaaggtggactgagcagagtaacagaggctgctccaggcaacttcactcaatggtggagctgcttcaatcaCGTGTCATTGGGGAGCAACTGAAActcctcaaactgctgcttaacagggcaggaaaatgaccagaaatagcttttgtccaatgagaccagctcttcattccttcacctgatgtctttcagatggctggagatttcctggtctacaccacccacctgaaccacaccccaaatgctGGTGGATCAGTCattgtgagaactaatggagcTGTCATTCCCATCCAGTGCCACTATTTGAGGTAAGAATCTTTACTCTATTGCAAATCTGATCTACGGCTGCTGTAGTTCTTTGAACTTGTCCTAAAATGACTCCACTGTCCTttccaggaagggcaatgtgagcagtaaccccatcaagcccacctggatcccattcagctcgaccaagtctggagaagggcttctgtcattctctCTGCGTCTAATGAATGGTATGTGATGGGTGGACGGGGAGGGCTTTCCTGTCGTTGCCCAATGGGAGTtacacccactgtctccaacTCTTGTTcttcagatgactggcttacagagcgcacctcgactgtctactacctgggtgacctcattcacattgaggcctctgtttcaatgaccaaccacatgcccctgaagctctacattgacagctgtgcagctacattgagcccagacaaggattccaccccaagatacaacatcattgactaccatgggtaaggagctctctgctttctccagctgcTCTCCTCTCAATGGCTTCACTTGATTCACTTCATGGCCCTTTTTTTGActcttcagttgcctcctggacagcaaagccgaggactccttttcaacctttgtgttgcccagagatgaacgtgagctggacaaactccagtttgacctggatgcgttccgtttctttggagatgaccgttcccTGGTAAGAGGAAGCCGATCATTGGGCTCCCCATgttgggaggggagtcactgaataacaacttgtattgaatgtgtccctcagattttcatcacctgtcacctgaaagttgctgcagtggatcggagagattccatgaacaaagcttgtactttccaCAAGATGCAGAATGTGTAAGTTCCCTTTCTCCCACGGGGATGTgttgtgtgaagtgatgcacaacctggttgataaactgattctctggttTAGCTGGATCCCATTGGAAGAATCGACCAATGATGTATGTGCCTGTTGTCGTCTGGGCAACTGTGGTGCCACGAGGGAATTCCGacttgattccagaggaaggagggatcttgtatctggacctggtaggacattgatcctctCTATGTTGGAGGTCcccctttaccctctctaactggaatgtttgatattgcagagagtgatgctgaattgaagtgggagggtgaggcctcacttggacccctggtcattctggatcctgatgtgacagacctggcaactgagcccctgaatgaggttgagcaaaggatgcaggagaggtctccaggtggtgagttggccgactgctagtttccattttcccctcagtatttccttctctaaccattggtttcttgttgctttttaggtgtggagtctgaggtggtcctgatcTTGGCCCTGAGTGTGAGCGCTGTCTCTCTAATCTCTGCTTCTTTGATCGCCTTGTTCctgtacaggaaacacaagcaaacccagttcaactagttatcaaatgaccaataaagcagtgactacttgcttctaatggctggttgctcatttGTCACTGCATGTTGAGGGCAAGTTCGTGAACACTCGGCCATCCTCCATTGGTTCCTTCTGTTGAAATGGGGTTTAATGGGTCCACGTACctattggatcctgggctttataaatagaggaggcagagagtacagaaggaaggaagtcatgatgaaccgtttataaaacactggttcagccacaagtggagtgttgtccaattctgggcaccgcactttaggaaggatgtgaagacgtTGCAGATAGGATTTGCTGGAATGGttctggggatgagggacttcagttatgtgggtagactggagaagttggggtgg from Heptranchias perlo isolate sHepPer1 chromosome 35, sHepPer1.hap1, whole genome shotgun sequence carries:
- the LOC137302397 gene encoding zona pellucida sperm-binding protein 3-like isoform X1, which encodes MGQLVKGLVSLLVLVGAVCCSDTWQRFRNRDFPWSIEKATPAPPFGSHFSLSEGRSLSPLQTVMVQCGEQNLLVRVDMDLFGTRHLIKAADLTLGTAGCRPTGVDSQNHTVLFDYGLHECGSRLQMAGDFLVYTTHLNHTPNAGGSVIVRTNGAVIPIQCHYLRKGNVSSNPIKPTWIPFSSTKSGEGLLSFSLRLMNDDWLTERTSTVYYLGDLIHIEASVSMTNHMPLKLYIDSCAATLSPDKDSTPRYNIIDYHGCLLDSKAEDSFSTFVLPRDERELDKLQFDLDAFRFFGDDRSLIFITCHLKVAAVDRRDSMNKACTFHKMQNVWIPLEESTNDVCACCRLGNCGATREFRLDSRGRRDLVSGPESDAELKWEGEASLGPLVILDPDVTDLATEPLNEVEQRMQERSPGGVESEVVLILALSVSAVSLISASLIALFLYRKHKQTQFN
- the LOC137302397 gene encoding zona pellucida sperm-binding protein 3-like isoform X2, which produces MSHLEMAGDFLVYTTHLNHTPNAGGSVIVRTNGAVIPIQCHYLRKGNVSSNPIKPTWIPFSSTKSGEGLLSFSLRLMNDDWLTERTSTVYYLGDLIHIEASVSMTNHMPLKLYIDSCAATLSPDKDSTPRYNIIDYHGCLLDSKAEDSFSTFVLPRDERELDKLQFDLDAFRFFGDDRSLIFITCHLKVAAVDRRDSMNKACTFHKMQNVWIPLEESTNDVCACCRLGNCGATREFRLDSRGRRDLVSGPESDAELKWEGEASLGPLVILDPDVTDLATEPLNEVEQRMQERSPGGVESEVVLILALSVSAVSLISASLIALFLYRKHKQTQFN
- the LOC137302397 gene encoding zona pellucida sperm-binding protein 3-like isoform X3, which codes for MAGDFLVYTTHLNHTPNAGGSVIVRTNGAVIPIQCHYLRKGNVSSNPIKPTWIPFSSTKSGEGLLSFSLRLMNDDWLTERTSTVYYLGDLIHIEASVSMTNHMPLKLYIDSCAATLSPDKDSTPRYNIIDYHGCLLDSKAEDSFSTFVLPRDERELDKLQFDLDAFRFFGDDRSLIFITCHLKVAAVDRRDSMNKACTFHKMQNVWIPLEESTNDVCACCRLGNCGATREFRLDSRGRRDLVSGPESDAELKWEGEASLGPLVILDPDVTDLATEPLNEVEQRMQERSPGGVESEVVLILALSVSAVSLISASLIALFLYRKHKQTQFN